The window AGACACTTGGTATTAACCAGCACGAAATACCGATCCCGGCTTGGTCTTTTCCCGGGGTATTATCTGACTACGAAAAAAGGATTGGATCCAGCGATGATCTCATTTTCCGATGCCCGAAAACAGGTCATGGAACAGGTAAAGCCCATCACCGATATCGAGCAGGTGGCTGTTGCAGATGCCTTGGGCAGGGTGCTGGCCGCCCCGGCCAAGGCGCTCATCGATGTGCCCAACCACGACAACTCCGCGATGGATGGCTATGGGGTGCGCTTCAAGGATCTTTCATTGGATCAGCCAGTGGGGCTTGAAGTGATAGCGGACCTGCCCGCCGGGGATCGGTTGACCAAGCCCCTGGGGGGTGGCGAAGCGGTGCGGATCATGACCGGCGCCCCCATCCCCGACGGTTGCGACTGCATCGTCATCCAGGAGGTGGTGACCTGGGAGGCGGGGGGGCAGTTGATGGTGCCTCCTGGTCAAAAAAAGGCTCAGCACATTCGTCGGGCAGGGGAAGATATCGCCAAAGGGGAGAAGGTGCTTCCGGCAGGGCGGCGTTTGGGCCCTGCTGATTTGGGGCTTCTCACCTCCCTGGGACTGGTCGAGGTGGCCTGTTATCGCAAACCCCGGGTGGCGCTACTCTCCACCGGCAACGAAGTGGTGGAGGCGGGGACGCCCCTCAAGCCCGGCCAGGTCTATGATTCCAATCGTTCCTCCCTGCGGGGGGCGCTGCAATCCCTGGGCGTTGATATCATCGATCTGGGCCTGGTCCAGGACGACCGCAAAGCCATTACCGATATTTTGGCCCGAGGGGGAGAAGAAGCCGATGCGGTCATCTCCACCGGTGGGGTTTCGGTGGGGGATTACGACCTGATCAAGGAGGTGTTGATCAATCAGGGCCAGATTCATTTTTGGAAGGTCTCCATGAAACCCGGCAAGCCCCAGGCCTATGGCCGTTTGGGCAAGGCCCTCTTTTTTGGCCTGCCGGGCAACCCCGTCTCGGGGCTGGTGGTTTTTCTGCTCATGGTGCGTCCTGCGCTGATCGAGATGATGGGGGCCACACCGGAACCGGAGCGAATCTTGAGACTGCCTTTCAAGGGGAGCCATCGGAAAAAACATGGCCGTATGGATTTTGTCCGGGGCGTGGTGCACTTTGATGGCCGAAAAGCGCCCTGGGTGGAGACCACCGGTCCCCAGGGGTCGGGGATATTGACCTCCATGTCCAAAGCCAACGCCTTCATCGTGCTCCCGGAAGGCCCGGTCAAACTGAAAGATGGAGATGAGGTGTCCGTACTCATGATCGACTATGGCTGATGAAAAACGTTTGACCCATTTTGACGAAACCGGCGCTTCCCGGATGGTGGACGTCTCTGCCAAGGGGGTCACCGAGCGGCTGGCGGTGGCGGTGGGCCAGGTGGTCATGGCCCCGGAAACCTTTCGCCTGGTCATGGATCGGGGGATGGCCAAGGGGGATGTGCTGGAGGTGGCCCGCATTGCAGGCATCATGGGGGCCAAGCGGGTGGATATGTTGATTCCCCTCTGTCACCAACTGGCTTTGACCTCGGTAAAAGTGGCCTTTGAGCCCCACTCCGAAACCGCCACCATCGGCATCGAGGCCCGGGTAAAGACCGCCGGACGCACCGGTGTGGAGATGGAGGCCCTGACGGCGGTATCGGTGACGGCTCTGACGATCTATGACATGTGCAAGGCGGTGGACCGGGATATGCGGATTGAAGGCATTCGGCTGATGGAAAAAGTGGGCGGCAAGTCCGGCCATTATCTCAGATCCCAAGAGACTGGCTGATGCCCCTGGTCGATACCTTTGGCAGAACCATCCGCTACCTGCGGGTTTCGGTTACCGACCGCTGCAATTTTCGCTGTCACTATTGTCGCCCGGCTGAGGGGATTGCCTTGGCTGAGCAGGAGGAAATTCTCTCCCTGGAGGAGATGGCGCGACTGGTGCGGCTCTTTACCGAACTGGGGGTGGAGCGGGTGCGCTTGACGGGGGGGGAACCTCTCCTGCGTCGCAACGTGATGGAGCTGATTGAAACACTGGGGGCACTCCCCGGTCTGGAGGATCTTTCCCTCTCCACCAACGCCTTGCTCCTGGCCCGCCATGCCCGGGGGCTGCGGGAGGCGGGGGTGGGGCGGGTCAATATTTCCCTGGATTCCCTCAATCCGGAAACCTTTTTCACCATCACCCGCAATGGCCGCCTGGATACGGTATTGGCCGGGATCGATGCTGCCGTGGCTGCGGGTTTGGGGCCGGTCAAGGTGAATATGGTGGTGATGCGGGGGATCAACGATTCCGAAATCACCGCCATGGTGGACTTTGCCCGGGAAAAAGGGGTGATTTTGCGTTTTATCGAGACCATGCCGGTGGGGGAGGCGGGTCAGGAGGTGGTGGATCGCTTCATGCCTGCTGAGGAAATATTGCAAGTGGTCAAAGAGCACGCTGGCAGCGAGTTGATTCCGGTCAAAATTTCCCGGGGGGCGGGGCCCGCACGCTATTATCGTATCTCTGGAAGTACCGCTGAAGTCGGGGTGATCTCCGCTCTTTCCCAACACTTTTGTGAGGGGTGCAACCGGGTGCGTCTTACCTCCCAGGGCTCTCTGGTGCTCTGTTTGGGGCGGGTGGATTCGGTGGATCTGAAGACCCCCCTGCGCAATGGGGCCAGCGATGAAGAGATGAAAACCCGGATTCAGGCCGCCATCGATACCAAACCCATGGGTCATCAGTTCGATGCCGAGACCCCCAAATCAGGCTCCAACCATCGCATGTCCGCTTTGGGGGGATGATTTTTCCCGAACCTCCACTCTCCCTTTAAACCATTCCTGCCCCTACGTTTGCCCTGGTATAGCAGAGTTCTGTCTCAAAATTGAACACTCTTCCCTGACGCGTCATCCCCGCGAAGGCGGGGATCCAGTGAGCTGATGATTGCCCTCAAGGAAAGACCAGATCTTCAAGAAAGGCCGGTGTTTTGCTGAAAGTGATACAAGATTTTGGAAAGGTTCGCGCCAGCCCCTCTGGATTCCCGCATTCGCGAGAATGACGGCAAAAATGCAACGGCATATGTCCAATTCTTGATTTGAATGGCTATAGTGGCGACCGGATTTCCCCTTCATTTTCAGCCGCTCCGCTCCTGCAGCTCTTAGCCCTTTTTTCCTCCACAGAGGGGACAATCGGGATTTTTGGGGATCT is drawn from Magnetococcales bacterium and contains these coding sequences:
- the moaA gene encoding GTP 3',8-cyclase MoaA; the encoded protein is MPLVDTFGRTIRYLRVSVTDRCNFRCHYCRPAEGIALAEQEEILSLEEMARLVRLFTELGVERVRLTGGEPLLRRNVMELIETLGALPGLEDLSLSTNALLLARHARGLREAGVGRVNISLDSLNPETFFTITRNGRLDTVLAGIDAAVAAGLGPVKVNMVVMRGINDSEITAMVDFAREKGVILRFIETMPVGEAGQEVVDRFMPAEEILQVVKEHAGSELIPVKISRGAGPARYYRISGSTAEVGVISALSQHFCEGCNRVRLTSQGSLVLCLGRVDSVDLKTPLRNGASDEEMKTRIQAAIDTKPMGHQFDAETPKSGSNHRMSALGG
- a CDS encoding molybdopterin molybdotransferase MoeA, whose translation is MISFSDARKQVMEQVKPITDIEQVAVADALGRVLAAPAKALIDVPNHDNSAMDGYGVRFKDLSLDQPVGLEVIADLPAGDRLTKPLGGGEAVRIMTGAPIPDGCDCIVIQEVVTWEAGGQLMVPPGQKKAQHIRRAGEDIAKGEKVLPAGRRLGPADLGLLTSLGLVEVACYRKPRVALLSTGNEVVEAGTPLKPGQVYDSNRSSLRGALQSLGVDIIDLGLVQDDRKAITDILARGGEEADAVISTGGVSVGDYDLIKEVLINQGQIHFWKVSMKPGKPQAYGRLGKALFFGLPGNPVSGLVVFLLMVRPALIEMMGATPEPERILRLPFKGSHRKKHGRMDFVRGVVHFDGRKAPWVETTGPQGSGILTSMSKANAFIVLPEGPVKLKDGDEVSVLMIDYG
- the moaC gene encoding cyclic pyranopterin monophosphate synthase MoaC, with amino-acid sequence MADEKRLTHFDETGASRMVDVSAKGVTERLAVAVGQVVMAPETFRLVMDRGMAKGDVLEVARIAGIMGAKRVDMLIPLCHQLALTSVKVAFEPHSETATIGIEARVKTAGRTGVEMEALTAVSVTALTIYDMCKAVDRDMRIEGIRLMEKVGGKSGHYLRSQETG